The Nostoc sp. NIES-3756 DNA window TGATGGACAAACTTTAGCCTCATCAGAAACAAACGGTGGTCGTGATAAGTCAAAAGACGGTATTGTTAAGCTGTGGAATTGGAATACAGCAGACGGAAAGCCAAGCAAAACTATTTCTACAGCGCAATGTAATAGTAAAAGATGCACTATTTGGGCTGTTAAATTTAGTCCTGATGGAAAATTTATAGCGACTGCTAGCGATAACCGAACAATTAAACTTTGGAAGACAGACGGAACTTTTATTGGATACATTGATGGAATTGAAAAAGATGATGGTGGACATAATGATCAGATTCTGGCTTTAAGTTTTAGACCTAACAAAACCCAAGCTGGTGAATATTTATTAGCCTCAGCCAGTCGGGATCAAAGCGTCAGAGTTTGGTATGTTAAGTCTAACTACGACATTGAACCACCCAAACGTGAAGAATTAAAGCCAAAAGTATTGGAACTGGCAGGATATGATAGTAAAGTTTCATCTGTAGAGTTTTCTGCTGATGGTAACACTCTAGCTTCTGGAAGCAATGATAAAACTGTTAAGCTGTGGAATATTGATAGCAGACTGCAAGAGCTACCACATGAAAGAGAAAAAGTTAAAAGTGTCAGCTTTAGTCCTGATGGCAAAATAATTGCTTCATCTGGGCAGTCTGAAATTAACAACAAAGGTATTATTCATCTTTGGAATTGGGATGAAAATAGCAAACGCTGGCAGGAAAAGCAGTCCATTTCCGCACATGAACTCTTAATTCGGCAAGTTCGTTTTAGTCCTGATGGTCAAGTATTTGCATCTGTTAGTATGGACGGGACTATCAAAATTTGGAGTAAAGAAGGTCAATTTATTGCTTCCTCACCCAGTATAAAAAAAGAGTTTTATAGTATTAGTTTTAGCCCTGATAGAAAAACTCTAGCTTCAGGTGACGCTAATAATAATGTCATCCTTTGGGAATACAAAGGTAATTCATTAACTCCAATGCAAACTCTTGCTGGACATACAAATGGTGTTAGGAGCGTCAGTTTTAGTTCAGATGGAAAATGGTTAGCTTCTGCTGACATAGATAATGTAATTAAACTTTGGCGGCGAGACGGTAATTCTTGGAAGTGGCAAAAAGATTTAAAAGGACATCGAGACGACATTCAAGCCATTACTTTTAGCCCTGATAGTCAAATATTAGCCTCTGCTAGTGATGATGCTACAGTCAAACTGTGGAACCTAAACGGTAATTTAATTAATACACTTTATGGTCATACTAGGAGAGTTACTGGTATTAGTTTCACTCCAGATAGTCAAATTATTGCCTCTGTTAGTGCTGATAAAAAAATTATTTTCTGGGGTCGAAATGGTAACTTACTACATACCGTTAACAAGCACGATGGTGTAATATCTGATGTGCAATTTAGTCCTGATGGTCAAACTCTTGCCTCTGCTAGTGATGACTATCGAGTAATTCTTTGGGATTTGCATCTTGACCAATTATTGGCACAGGGTTGTAATTTATCCGGTAATTATCTCCGCACCAGTTCTTCCATAACCTCTGAAATTCGTAGTTTCTGTCGTATACCAGAAGTTGAGCCAGAGTTGCTTGTTGAACAGGGAAAAGATTTGGCGCGTCAAGGAAAGATTGAAGATGCTCTTACTAAGTTTAAGGAGGCTCAACAACGGGGTTATACTTTAAATTTTGACCCAAACAAAGAAGCAAACAATTTAGCTGAGGCTGCCGAACAACTCGAACAAGGATTAGAGGATGCAAAACAAGGTAAAATTCAAGAAGCAGCTAATGCTTTTAAATTAGCAATTGAGCTAGACTCTGCTTTTGCTAATTCAGGAATTGAACCCGCAGAAGAAGCAAAGCGTTTATATGAAATTAATTTATAAAAATTTCTAAATAATGGAGAGATACTCTTCAGATACCATGACTTTTACCTATCACCCAGTGACGACGGAAAAACCGCGATAAAGCAGACTCATCTAAGGATAGATAAATTGGGCGGCCATGTGGGCAGGTACGGGGGTTGCGGGTGCGTTGCCAATCATCTAGTAGCTTTTGCATTTCTGGTAAACTCATGGGTGTACCGTTGCGGATGGCGCTACGACAAGCGACGGCAACTTGGGCGGTTTGTAAATCGCCTCCCCAACTGAGTTCTAAAATGGCTTCGGCACAGTCTTCACGTTGTTGTAACATGGCTGGTAAGTTACGCACTGCCCAGAGTTGTTCACCGAAAGGTTCAATATCTAAACCTATACGTTGTAGTTGGCAAACTTGCGCTGGAGATAATTGATAAAGAATAATTGGTGGTTCTACGGAAACCATCTGCCAATTATCAGACAATTGTTCGTACAATACCCGTTCATGGGCAATGTGTTGTTCTACTAGCCACATTCCCCCAGGATGTTCAGCGACTATATAAGTGTTGCTGACTTGGGCGACGGCTTTGAGGTAGTTTTGAGTGTTGTCTGCTGTATCTGCGTTTTGTGGATTAAAGTTATAATTACCCTTCTCTTCCGCAGCTTTGAGTAGTTGACTAACTCGCGTTGTATGCACAGATTCTTTGATGTTGGCAGAACTAATACGCAGTGCTTGGTTAATTGCTTGAGTAATCTGTTCTTGCCAGTATTCTAAATTGTTGAGATAAATTTCTGTTTTTGCGGGGTTGCGGTTCCAGTTAATTTGGTCGGGGGAAATGGTGAGATGGAGAAAACAAACGGGATAGCGATCGCGTGGTAATGTTCTGTGAAATGCTGCTAAAATCGTTTGTTCTATTTCCGCCGACTTGACCATTCTACCGTTCATTGCCACTCTTATCCAGTCTGGACGATGACGATGGCAACGGTCTGGTAATCCTACTACCAAGGAGAGTGTTGACTGTTGACTGTTGACTGTTGACTGTGGACTATTGACTGGATGTGGTATTTCTAGTTTGACTTCTTGTAAGTCGCCTGGACGTATTTGATTGAGGAATTGAGGGATTAATTGCCCTACAGAGGTGGCGGGGGAAATGGTGAACCAAATGCGTTCATTTTGCCAAACTTGCCAAGTAGTTTGAGGATGACAAAGAGCAATTTGTTGAATTATGGCTTGTACAGCTTTCATTTGCTGTGTTGTTGGGGGTAAGCCTTGACGACGTGCTGCACAATTAGCAAATAAGTTTGATACTGTGACTACTGTACCAGGTGCGATCGCAGTCGCTTCGACTTGTACAGTTTTTCCATCATCACCATAAACTACCCGCCAGCCTACACTTTCTGGAGCGCGACTGATAATTTCTAAATCTGCTAAGGTCGTTAAACTATGTAACGCTTCTCCCCGAAATCCCAGGCTGTTAATTTTCCACAAGTCTGCACTGGAGTGAATTTTACTGGTGCTATGGGCTGAGGCGGCTTGTTGCAAATCATCTAGATTCATGCCGCAACCATTATCTGCAACACGGATGCGCCACTGTTGCGGCCATAGATAAACGACAATTCTTGTTGCCCCTGCATCTAAGGAATTTTCTACTAATTCTTTGACCACAGATGCAAAAGAGTCGATTACCTCGCCTGCTGTGATGAGATATACGACTTCTTGGGGTAGAGCTTGAATAGTAGATGCCATAAGTTATAGTTTATAACTTTTGGTGCAGTAGTTGATAATTCGTAATTCGTAATAGCTTGATTTAATACTTAACTATTTCTTGTCTACAACATTATGTAAAAGCTTAAATATTTATGTATATTAATACACTAAGTAAGTAAATAACCTGAAAATAAATATTGACACCGGATGTATAATTAGCGCGAGTTGTCCTGTATAACAAGATAAATTTAAAACTTATCGGTTTTGCGTTCCCCGTACCTGGATAGGAGCATATGTGGCAAAAAGAGAAAAAAGACACTGGCATAGTGAATCTGGCATTGTTGCTGACCTTAACGACCGCCCCCATCGCTGCAAATATGTTATTGTCAGCGCCGATGCTGGCACAATCGACGAAAGAAACACCCGCTTTTGAGCTACCGCAAACCGTGGAAAACGGAACTACATTGCGGATAGATGGCTCAACTAGCTTAATAGCAGTGAATCAAAGCCTGAAACAGAGTTTTGAGCAACAGTTCGCGGGAACTAAAGTAGACTTAGCTACTAATGGTACTGAATCTGCACTCAAAGGCGTGTTGGATGGCAGCATTGATGTAGCAGCTCTTGCTCGTGGCTTGACTCCAGAAGAAAAAGCCCAAGGTTTGGAACAGGTGAGATTGCACCGCGAAAAGATTGCCATCATTGTGGGCGAAGAAAACCCCTTCAAAGGCAGCTTAACCGATAGGCAATTCGCTAGGATTTTTCGGGGACGTATTACTAATTGGTCACAAATAGGAGCGCCAGCAGCCAAGATTCGCTTTATAGACCGACCAGATACCAGCGACACCCGCCAAACACTAAGCAGCTACCCAGTATTTAAAGCTGCTAAATTTGCCACAGGCTCTACTGCTACTCAGGTGAGTGAAGACAACACGGCAGAAATCGTCAAACAACTTGGTAAGGACGGGATTAGCTATGCTAGAGCCAATCAGGTATTAAAATTGACCGGGGTGCGGGTTCTCCAGTTACACGAGACTACACCGGATGACCCGAAATATCCCTTTTCCCAACCGCTAGTATATGTTTATAAAAAAAGCCCTAAGCCATCTGTAGCGGCGTTTCTCGGCTTTGCTTTGGCATCGCCTGGACAAAAAGCGATAGAAACAGCAAGAGTAGCTGAAGCAGAAGCGATCGCGAAAGGTGAAACCCAAGCACCGCTAACAGCAACTAATCCCGCTAGTACACCTGAGGCTACAACTTCTCCCGTAGCTGGAACTGCACCGTTCACCACTTCAGCCCCTAATACTAATACTTTTCCCAATGCAAGTACAACTAACAACCTCACGCAGCCAGGTGTAGAAGCTTCTCCAGAAACGCCTCAATTGGATCGTTCTTTGTTGTGGTGGTTATTGTTACCTGTAGGTGCGATCGGTGGATTATTGTTATGGTTTATTAAGCGTCCATCCGCAACCACAGCATTAGACAGTACCCCAGAACTTAGTGAGGCGGAAACTAAGAGCGATGTTACCTCTACATCTGAGCCATTAGTGGAAATCCACGACAATACTACCAACACCATACTTCAAAATAACAACGCAACTGTCATTCAATCCACAAATTCTACAGCGATTCAAGAGTTAGACAACAACCCAACTGTCATTCAATTCACAAACGCTACGACGATTCAAGAAGTAGACAACAATCCAACTGTCATTCAATCCACTGCTCAAGAGTCAGACAAAACCAATTTAGGTAATCCTCAAATTACAATTCCGCCTGAACTGGAACAATCACCTTGGGATATGGAAGCACCTGCTGCTGTTGTCAATACTTCCTATCCCCAAATGATTGAAGTACCAAAAACTCCTACTCATGTAGAGCAGCCAACAACAAATGTCGTCACGCAGATTCAAGAAACTGCACCTGCTGAGGACAATCATCAGCAATTAACAGAAGAATTACCGCAAACACCAGCATATTCAGATAACGAAGAAACTGAATTGGCTCCCGTAGCTAGCGAAGATACCGACGTAGCAGACTCTCTCCCTGATTTGCCAGATTTTCACGCCATTTTTGCTGATGCAGCAGATGAGGATGCGGTAGAACAGACGGATGTTCAGGAAATAACTGATGAAAATGGGCAATTAGCAGCTATATTGCCTACATTTAACGATATTCCCGAAGATGCACTCAACTCAGTAGCAGATGCAGCCGAAATCCATGAAAATGGAATGTTGGAGGAAGGAGAATTTCTCACTCCATCTAGTTTAGGAACTTTAACAAGTGGTGCAGTCCTAGCAGGAGTAGGAGCGCAAGCTTGGGTGGGAAGCAATCACATTGAAGAAACTGTGACATCCCAGGTGTCAGCAACGGCTAACGTTCCTGAAACAAGTATACTCACAGCATCAGCAACAACATCTGAGTTGGAAAATGAGGAAGAACCAAGTAGCATTGTCCTAAAATCCCGAAATGCTGAGTGGGCTTATGTTTCTTGGTACGTTTCGCCTCATGATCAGCAAAAGCTGCATAATCAAGGAATCTCAGAATTAGCACTACGACTTTATGATGTCACTGAGATTGATCTGAGTTACCAACAACCGCAGCAGGTACAGCAGTACGAATGTGAGCCAGGAACAAGCGATCGCTATGTCCAGATTCCTGCAAGCGATCGCGATTATATAATAGACCTGGGTTATGTTACCGGGGGAGAGTGGGTGAATATAGCTCGTTCTGCTAGCGTCCATGTCTTCAATCGTCCCTATACAGACCCCCTATTGGCAAATCTGCCAGGATTAGATACAGCAAGTAGCGTTGTCTTTACTCCTCGTTCTCCTAAATGGGCTTATGTAAGTTGGGATATTTCTCCTGCGCATCAACAATTACTCATAGAGCATGGAATTACTCAGTTAGCACTTAGACTGTATGATGCCACTAATATTGACCTGAGTTACCAGCATCCTCAGTTAGTGCAGCAGTATGAGTTTGATGAAATCACCCGCGATCGCTACGTGTCAATCCCTCATAGTGATCATGATTACGTAACAGAAGTGGGTTATGTAACCACAGCCGGGGATTGGGTAACTATAGCCCGTTCTGCGATCGTTCATATTTTCAATAGTTCCCAAGGCGATTTCTGGTTTGTAGCCGATAGCGAGTTAATTATTCACGGAGCTACAGATCCTGATGCTACCGTAACTATTGCAGGTAAACCTGTCACTCTCAAGCCTGATGGAACCTTCCATTTACGTGTTCCCTTTTCAGAAGAAGTACTAGATTATCTCATCACAGTAGCTAGTGGAGAACAAAGAAAAATCATCCACAAGAAGTTTACTCAAGAAAACTCAGAAAGCTAAAACTTGAGAATATCGTAGTGGCGTGGCAAGACTAAAATGTGGCAATAGATTTGGCAAAAATTGAACGGAGATGAACGCAGATAAACGCAGATAATTTAAGATGATCGATTTTTAGCTAATGCACTGTTTTAGTCTTGCCAGTTCAGCAGGGTGTGTTACGTCACAGACTAGCACACCCTTATTTTTTCTATCTATGCAACTACTCTAAAAAACCACTTTCTCCCCAGCAGACATACAAATAAATTTAGAAGAAAAGGTGGAAGCAAAACTATCAAACAATAACCAATAGCAGTCCATCCAAACTCTGTAAATTGCCAGCCGGAAGTATTGGTGTAAAGTAAAGTGTTCTTCCCTTGCGGTAAGCTTGATACATAGTTAGTAATATATACAATTCCCCAACTCCAAACTAAGCAAAACACTATACCTGCCGTCAATAAACAGATAATGCACCGTACCAGAGAAGCGTTTCTCCAAAGCGGGATGAGGCATAACAAATAACAAAATGCAGCAATCGAGAATGGAACATTTAAGAAAGGAAGCACAACATCATCAGGAGATGTGAGAGCCACAAACATTTCTTGAGAAAGCTTTAAAAAAAAGAGATTTAAAAAAGCAAATAAGGCTAATTTTAAATACATTTAGTTACTAAATAGGAGTAAATTTACTCACAGTAATTTCTTGATTAACAAAACCAATTAATGTACAAGGTTCGCTTGAATATATATCACTCAAAGAATTAAAGTATAACCAACGCTTTTGGGGTTGTAATCTGGTTGTAACTCGCAGAGGATAGCCGAATTGAGGATTGTAGTCTGCATCTACCCCAAGAGTTCCATCACAAGCACATCCATTCGGCCCACATTCCTTCCCATCTGCGATCGCCTCAATTTGTTTGAATAATTCAGTAACAGTTGATGGTGGTATACTTATGCAAGTATTTTGTTTGACAGAAGTTATCTTATCATCCTTAATTTCTACTTCTTGTTGACACTTATTTGGAGATGAATAGTTAATAGTCAAGCGATAATGAAAAATATTTTTTTTGTTCCAGTTTTTCTGTGCTGTTTCTAATTTATTTTTGCTAACGTTGCTAAATATAAATTGATTGCTTAAATAAGCAAAGCCACTAATTACTAATATTGAAGAAATAATTATCCATTGTAAGCCATTTCGCCTATTCATAGCTATAATTTGTAATAGTTATCTAGTGTAAGACATCTATAACTACAAAAATTAAGCAAGCATTTCCGGATATTTTTAATTTTGTTGTGTTACTTCTAGATAAATATGCTCTAACCGCACTGGTTGACGAGAAATAGCATCAATAGGTATACCTTCAAAACGAGAAACAATTTCCTTTAAACCTAAAGATTCGGGCAGCCAAAAAGCTAACTCATTATCATAATATCTATGTGTAAAACCATAGGTTTGAGCGCGGGCGATCGCCTCTGTTTGTTGTGTAGTTTGCATGAGTAAAACTTCCTGTGCAGGAATTAAATTACGTAACTCTGCTAAACTACCTTCAACTAAAATTTGTCCCTGTTTGAGAATCCCGATTTTTTGACAAAGCCTTTCTGCTTCATCTAGTAAATGAGTTGTCAGTAAAACTGTAATCCCTTGAGATTTAAGTTGTCTAATTAACTCCCAAACTTCATACCGTGCTTCAATATCCAAGCCTGTAGTTGGTTCATCAAGTATTACTAATTTTGGTTGATGTATTAACGCAACGGCAATATTTAATCGTCGCTGCATCCCGCCACTCAAAGTTTCTACTAGGCTGTTTGCCCTATCTAATAAATTGACAGAAGTTAGAACTTTTTTAATTTGTATTTCAATATTTTTTTTATTAAAACCATAAATCTCCGCAAAAAATCGGAGATTTTCAGCACAAGTTAAAGTTTTATATAATAAATTTTCTTGGGGTGCAATACCAATTAATTTTTTAGTTGATTCAGAAATAGGTTGATTATTAAGTCTCACATCGCCACTATCAGCTTTGAGCAAATTACAAATAATATTAATTGTTGTAGTTTTACCTGCACCATTTGCACCCAATAAACCATAAATCTCACCATCGACAACATTCAAATCCAGATTTTGCAGAACTTGTCGCTTCCCATAAGATTTATTTAAGTTA harbors:
- the mutL gene encoding DNA mismatch repair endonuclease MutL; translated protein: MASTIQALPQEVVYLITAGEVIDSFASVVKELVENSLDAGATRIVVYLWPQQWRIRVADNGCGMNLDDLQQAASAHSTSKIHSSADLWKINSLGFRGEALHSLTTLADLEIISRAPESVGWRVVYGDDGKTVQVEATAIAPGTVVTVSNLFANCAARRQGLPPTTQQMKAVQAIIQQIALCHPQTTWQVWQNERIWFTISPATSVGQLIPQFLNQIRPGDLQEVKLEIPHPVNSPQSTVNSQQSTLSLVVGLPDRCHRHRPDWIRVAMNGRMVKSAEIEQTILAAFHRTLPRDRYPVCFLHLTISPDQINWNRNPAKTEIYLNNLEYWQEQITQAINQALRISSANIKESVHTTRVSQLLKAAEEKGNYNFNPQNADTADNTQNYLKAVAQVSNTYIVAEHPGGMWLVEQHIAHERVLYEQLSDNWQMVSVEPPIILYQLSPAQVCQLQRIGLDIEPFGEQLWAVRNLPAMLQQREDCAEAILELSWGGDLQTAQVAVACRSAIRNGTPMSLPEMQKLLDDWQRTRNPRTCPHGRPIYLSLDESALSRFFRRHWVIGKSHGI
- a CDS encoding DUF4912 domain-containing protein, whose amino-acid sequence is MWQKEKKDTGIVNLALLLTLTTAPIAANMLLSAPMLAQSTKETPAFELPQTVENGTTLRIDGSTSLIAVNQSLKQSFEQQFAGTKVDLATNGTESALKGVLDGSIDVAALARGLTPEEKAQGLEQVRLHREKIAIIVGEENPFKGSLTDRQFARIFRGRITNWSQIGAPAAKIRFIDRPDTSDTRQTLSSYPVFKAAKFATGSTATQVSEDNTAEIVKQLGKDGISYARANQVLKLTGVRVLQLHETTPDDPKYPFSQPLVYVYKKSPKPSVAAFLGFALASPGQKAIETARVAEAEAIAKGETQAPLTATNPASTPEATTSPVAGTAPFTTSAPNTNTFPNASTTNNLTQPGVEASPETPQLDRSLLWWLLLPVGAIGGLLLWFIKRPSATTALDSTPELSEAETKSDVTSTSEPLVEIHDNTTNTILQNNNATVIQSTNSTAIQELDNNPTVIQFTNATTIQEVDNNPTVIQSTAQESDKTNLGNPQITIPPELEQSPWDMEAPAAVVNTSYPQMIEVPKTPTHVEQPTTNVVTQIQETAPAEDNHQQLTEELPQTPAYSDNEETELAPVASEDTDVADSLPDLPDFHAIFADAADEDAVEQTDVQEITDENGQLAAILPTFNDIPEDALNSVADAAEIHENGMLEEGEFLTPSSLGTLTSGAVLAGVGAQAWVGSNHIEETVTSQVSATANVPETSILTASATTSELENEEEPSSIVLKSRNAEWAYVSWYVSPHDQQKLHNQGISELALRLYDVTEIDLSYQQPQQVQQYECEPGTSDRYVQIPASDRDYIIDLGYVTGGEWVNIARSASVHVFNRPYTDPLLANLPGLDTASSVVFTPRSPKWAYVSWDISPAHQQLLIEHGITQLALRLYDATNIDLSYQHPQLVQQYEFDEITRDRYVSIPHSDHDYVTEVGYVTTAGDWVTIARSAIVHIFNSSQGDFWFVADSELIIHGATDPDATVTIAGKPVTLKPDGTFHLRVPFSEEVLDYLITVASGEQRKIIHKKFTQENSES
- a CDS encoding DUF6174 domain-containing protein, with translation MNRRNGLQWIIISSILVISGFAYLSNQFIFSNVSKNKLETAQKNWNKKNIFHYRLTINYSSPNKCQQEVEIKDDKITSVKQNTCISIPPSTVTELFKQIEAIADGKECGPNGCACDGTLGVDADYNPQFGYPLRVTTRLQPQKRWLYFNSLSDIYSSEPCTLIGFVNQEITVSKFTPI
- a CDS encoding ABC transporter ATP-binding protein; the encoded protein is MLEISNLNKSYGKRQVLQNLDLNVVDGEIYGLLGANGAGKTTTINIICNLLKADSGDVRLNNQPISESTKKLIGIAPQENLLYKTLTCAENLRFFAEIYGFNKKNIEIQIKKVLTSVNLLDRANSLVETLSGGMQRRLNIAVALIHQPKLVILDEPTTGLDIEARYEVWELIRQLKSQGITVLLTTHLLDEAERLCQKIGILKQGQILVEGSLAELRNLIPAQEVLLMQTTQQTEAIARAQTYGFTHRYYDNELAFWLPESLGLKEIVSRFEGIPIDAISRQPVRLEHIYLEVTQQN